From Orcinus orca chromosome 3, mOrcOrc1.1, whole genome shotgun sequence, a single genomic window includes:
- the SRP19 gene encoding signal recognition particle 19 kDa protein isoform X2, protein MGWSGSSLSGIQAGFFLQVRPGGWVKMACAAAQSPADQDRLLKILQLQRFRMYAQQLDLMYFLRKIKCTLENGIVIFSTGAGSGSSSNRKMAASVLYSSHHVSQ, encoded by the exons ATGGGGTGGTCTGGGAGCTCTCTGAGCGGAATTCAGGCTGGGTTTTTCTTGCAAGTTCGGCCTGGGGGCTGGGTGAAGATGGCTTGCGCCGCTGCGCAGTCCCCGGCCGACCAGGACAG gCTGTTGAAAATCCTACAGCTACAGAGATTCAGGATGTATGCTCAGCAGTTGGACTTAATGTATTTCTTGAG aaaaataaaatgtactctaGAGAATGGAATCGTGATCTTCAGTACAGGGGCAGGGTCCGGGTCCAGCTCAAACAGGAAGATGGCAGCCTCTGTCTTGTACAGTTCCCATCac GTAAGTCAGTAA
- the SRP19 gene encoding signal recognition particle 19 kDa protein isoform X1: MGWSGSSLSGIQAGFFLQVRPGGWVKMACAAAQSPADQDRFICIYPAYLNNKKTIAEGRRIPISKAVENPTATEIQDVCSAVGLNVFLEKNKMYSREWNRDLQYRGRVRVQLKQEDGSLCLVQFPSRKSVMLYAAEMIPKLKTRTQKTGGGDQSLQQGEGSKKGKGKKKK, encoded by the exons ATGGGGTGGTCTGGGAGCTCTCTGAGCGGAATTCAGGCTGGGTTTTTCTTGCAAGTTCGGCCTGGGGGCTGGGTGAAGATGGCTTGCGCCGCTGCGCAGTCCCCGGCCGACCAGGACAG GTTCATTTGTATCTATCCTGCTTACTTAAATAACAAGAAGACCATAGCGGAGGGGCGGCGAATCCCCATAAGTAAG gCTGTTGAAAATCCTACAGCTACAGAGATTCAGGATGTATGCTCAGCAGTTGGACTTAATGTATTTCTTGAG aaaaataaaatgtactctaGAGAATGGAATCGTGATCTTCAGTACAGGGGCAGGGTCCGGGTCCAGCTCAAACAGGAAGATGGCAGCCTCTGTCTTGTACAGTTCCCATCac GTAAGTCAGTAATGTTGTATGCTGCAGAAATGATACCTAAACTGAAAACAAGGACACAAAAAACCGGAGGTGGTGACCAGAGTCTTCAGCAAGGAGAGGGAagtaaaaaagggaaaggaaagaagaagaagtgA